The Rhododendron vialii isolate Sample 1 chromosome 6a, ASM3025357v1 genome includes a window with the following:
- the LOC131329474 gene encoding leucine-rich repeat receptor-like serine/threonine-protein kinase At1g17230: protein MEREWNCHIQLHLHLLLIVCYSFIPVESLNEEGAFLLEFKKSLVDPSNNLQSWNSLDSTPCNWSGIGCADNFRVSSINLKAYNLSGNLSSCVCKLPYLTELNMSTNFISGHIPSDLAHCNNLEVLDLCTNRFHGELPTQLFEMASLRKLSLCENYVYGEIPEEIGNLTLLEELVIYSNNLTGMIPLSLSKLKRLRILRAGRNFLSGPIPAEISKCGRLEVLGLAQNRLEGSFPKELQRLRNLTDLVLWQNFLSGEIPPEIGNFNSLELLALHGNAFIGSIPKEIGKLTQLKRLYLYTNQLNGTIPRELGSCLSTIEIDLSENKLSGFVPKELCNISNLQLLQLFENLLQGSIPGEIGQLKQLWRLDLSINNLTGVIPPEIQNLMLLEDLQLFDNNLQGTIPPLIGVNSNLSILDISANGLVGSIPPQLCKFQKLSFLSLGSNRLSGNIPDGLKTCKSLTHLMLGDNLLTGSLPVEFSELHNLSALELYQNRFSGPIPPELGQLRNLERLLLSNNYFLGFIPPEIGELATLVIFNISSNRLSGSIPYELGNCTKLQRLDLSRNRFTGYLPDELGKLVNLELLKLSDNRFSGPIPSTLGGLAHLTELQMGGNYFSGSIPVELGQVVYLQIALNISHNALSGTIPANLGNLQMLESLYLNDNQLVGEIPVSIGELMSLTVCNLSNNNLVGSLPNTPIFQKMDSSNFAGNKGLCGWNVSRCHSSSTRSRSRSWLKEGSSKEKLVSIISVIAGLISLVFTVAVCLFIKRRKPPFVSLEDQAKPDELDNHYYFPKEGFTYQDLVEATGNFSAGAVIGKGACGTVYKAVMTDGKMIAVKKLKSRGEGASVDSSFHAEISTLGKISHRNIVKLYGFCYHQDSNVLLYEYMANGSLGEQLHANEQTCLLDWSARYKIAFGAAEGLCYLHYDCKPQIIHRDIKSNNILLDEKLQARVGDFGLAKLIDFPFSKSMSVVAGSYGYIAPEYAYTMKVTQKCDIYSFGVVLLELITGRSPVQPLDQGGDLVTWVRRSIHAGMPMSEIFDKRLDLSARKVIEEMTLVLKIALFCTSSSPLSRPTMREVIAMMIGARESVSSAPSSPTSETPLDKDDSSRDCMVP from the exons ATGGAGAGGGAGTGGAACTGTCACATTCAATTGCATTTGCATTTGCTTCTAATTGTTTGTTACTCGTTCATACCCGTTGAATCGTTGAATGAAGAGGGGGCTTTTCTTTTGGAGTTCAAAAAATCCCTTGTTGATCCCTCTAATAATCTTCAAAGTTGGAACTCATTAGATTCAACTCCATGCAATTGGAGCGGCATAGGATGTGCTGATAACTTTAGGGTATCTTCCATCAATCTCAAGGCCTATAATTTGTCTGGTAATCTATCTTCATGCGTTTGTAAGCTGCCTTACTTGACTGAGTTGAACATGTCGACCAACTTCATTTCTGGTCACATTCCTAGCGATCTTGCTCATTGCAATAATTTGGAGGTTTTAGACCTATGCACTAACAGATTTCATGGGGAATTGCCAACCCAACTTTTCGAAATGGCCTCCCTTAGAAAGCTTTCTCTGTGTGAGAATTATGTCTATGGTGAAATTCCAGAAGAGATTGGAAACTTAACTTTGCTTGAAGAGCTTGTTATTTACAGTAACAATCTCACGGGAATGATCCCCTTGTCCCTTAGTAAGTTGAAAAGGCTTAGGATTTTAAGGGCGGGTCGAAACTTTCTATCAGGCCCGATTCCAGCAGAAATCAGCAAATGTGGGAGGTTAGAGGTACTTGGGTTGGCACAGAATAGGTTAGAGGGTTCTTTTCCTAAAGAGCTTCAAAGACTTAGGAATCTCACTGACTTGGTGCTTTGGCAAAACTTTTTGTCTGGTGAGATTCCTCCTGAAATCGGAAACTTCAATAGCTTGGAGCTGCTTGCTTTGCATGGCAATGCTTTCATTGGAAGCATTCCCAAAGAGATTGGAAAATTAACCCAGTTGAAAAGATTGTACCTTTATACCAACCAGCTGAATGGGACAATTCCTAGGGAGCTAGGAAGTTGTCTTAGTACAATTGAGATCGATCTCTCCGAGAATAAATTGAGTGGTTTTGTTCCGAAAGAGTTATGCAATATTTCAAACCTCCAGTTGCTTCAACTTTTCGAAAACCTCCTTCAAGGAAGTATACCCGGGGAGATTGGACAGTTAAAGCAGTTGTGGAGATTGGATTTGTCCATAAATAATTTGACGGGAGTAATTCCCCCCGAGATTCAAAACCTGATGCTCTTGGAGGATTTACAACTCTTTGATAATAATCTCCAAGGCACCATTCCACCTCTCATTGGAGTTAACAGTAACCTCTCTATTCTTGACATCTCTGCCAATGGTCTTGTTGGTAGCATACCTCCTCAACTTTGTAAATTCCAGAAGTTGTCATTTCTCAGCCTTGGGTCGAATAGGTTATCCGGAAATATCCCTGATGGTCTAAAAACATGCAAGTCCCTTACACATCTAATGCTAGGAGATAATTTGCTCACAGGAAGCCTCCCTGTTGAATTTTCTGAACTTCACAATCTATCTGCTCTGGAGCTGTATCAGAATAGATTCTCCGGGCCTATACCCCCAGAATTAGGGCAACTTAGGAATTTAGAGAGGTTGCTCTTGtcaaataactattttttgggttttatcccTCCTGAGATTGGAGAACTGGCGACACTTGTCATATTCAATATCTCTTCCAACCGGCTTTCTGGGAGCATTCCTTATGAGTTGGGTAATTGTACAAAGCTCCAGAGGCTTGACCTTAGCAGAAACCGGTTCACTGGCTACCTTCCTGATGAACTTGGCAAGCTAGTAAATTTGGAATTGCTTAAGCTTTCTGATAATAGATTTAGTGGGCCGATACCAAGTACCTTAGGGGGTCTGGCCCACCTTACCGAATTGCAAATGGGGGGGAACTATTTCTCTGGCAGTATCCCTGTTGAGCTTGGTCAAGTTGTTTATCTTCAAATTGCTCTTAATATTAGCCATAATGCTCTTTCCGGAACAATTCCTGCAAATCTGGGGAACTTACAAATGCTAGAGTCACTCTATTTGAATGACAATCAGCTCGTGGGTGAAATTCCAGTTTCAATTGGTGAGTTGATGAGTCTTACGGTGTGCAACCTTTCTAACAATAACCTGGTTGGGTCATTGCCGAACACCCCTATTTTCCAAAAGATGGATTCAAGCAATTTTGCTGGAAACAAGGGATTATGCGGATGGAATGTTAGCCGCTGTCACTCATCGTCAACCCGATCACGATCGAGAAGTTGGCTAAAGGAGGGTTCTTCCAAGGAGAAGCTAGTGAGCATTATCTCTGTAATTGCAGGGTTGATCTCTTTAGTTTTCACGGTGGCTGTTTGTCTGTTTATAAAACGCCGAAAACCTCCTTTCGTTTCACTTGAAGACCAAGCGAAACCAGACGAGTTAGATAATCATTACTACTTTCCCAAAGAAGGGTTCACATATCAGGACCTTGTGGAGGCTACTGGGAATTTTTCAGCAGGTGCAGTCATAGGAAAGGGAGCCTGTGGCACTGTCTACAAAGCTGTCATGACTGATGGAAAGATGATTGCTGTCAAAAAGTTGAAGTCTCGTGGAGAAGGAGCTAGTGTTGACAGCAGCTTTCATGCTGAGATATCAACCCTTGGAAAGATCAGCCACCGGAATATTGTAAAGCTCTATGGCTTTTGCTACCACCAGGACTCTAATGTTCTCTTGTATGAGTATATGGCTAATGGCAGTCTGGGAGAACAACTTCATGCGAATGAGCAAACGTGTTTACTGGACTGGAGCGCTCGATACAAAATAGCTTTTGGAGCAGCCGAAGGCTTGTGCTATCTCCATTATGATTGCAAGCCCCAAATCATTCACCGTGATATCAAGTCGAACAACATTTTGCTGGATGAAAAGCTTCAGGCCCGTGTGGGAGATTTTGGCTTGGCGAAATTGATTGACTTTCCTTTCTCAAAATCCATGTCTGTTGTTGCTGGTTCATATGGCTACATCGCCCCAG aaTATGCTTACACAATGAAAGTGACCCAAAAATGTGACATTTATAGTTTTGGAGTTGTTTTACTGGAACTTATTACCGGGAGGTCTCCAGTGCAACCCCTTGATCAGGGAGGGGACCTGGTCACTTGGGTGAGAAGATCAATCCATGCTGGCATGCCAATGTCCGAGATATTTGACAAACGGCTGGATCTGAGTGCAAGAAAGGTTATTGAAGAGATGACTCTGGTTCtcaaaattgcattattttgcaCCAGCTCATCCCCTCTTAGCAGACCGACTATGAGAGAGGTTATTGCCATGATGATAGGTGCTAGAGAATCTGTGAGCAGTGCACCGTCCTCTCCAACATCAGAAACTCCCTTAGATAAAGATGATTCAAGCAGAG ACTGCATGGTGCCATAG